From the Theobroma cacao cultivar B97-61/B2 chromosome 2, Criollo_cocoa_genome_V2, whole genome shotgun sequence genome, one window contains:
- the LOC18608789 gene encoding MLO-like protein 12 isoform X2 — protein sequence MDRGNSLEHTPTWAVSLVCLFISLISFTIETVLHYLTKLLKRRKRKSLYRALAKIKTEMMKMGFISFLLAISEAPISKICVTEAIANSLLPCKDPEEFIEPALSTENQIPGSSESSTTLSVEYDEQESYCEAKGMVSLISREGVMQLNIFISVLAVFHILYCVLTMSLGLVKMKRWKTWEEETRTLEYQIANDPMRFRLTRQTSFGQRHLKLWSNHFLLLWPVCFIRQFSGSASKADYFTLRNAFILANVAEGSNFNFQKFLGRAFDNDFEQVVGIRFWIWIFCILFIFFNAHRFYNHYWLPFLPLVIILIVGTKLQVIITKMCVESHKNSSVVRGSFHVKPGDELFWFGRPKWLLHLLQLVLIQNSFQLAFFAWTLYEYGLRSCFNQGTEDFAIRIVMGVFMQLLCGYLTLPLYALVTQMGSSMNSAIFTESVVRGLKHWHHKAKVSLSRDESTSTKNSPNSSLPDTINALVMAAKNEHPISAISYSCNEITEDDVQPSTTSTPTSEISKEKATPKTITGGSYDGEISFGSSWRQPEPGNGIGEISPAIEEDTSSSMLTKSDEQHMNMS from the exons ATGGACAGAGGAAATTCACTTGAACATACACCAACCTGGGCTGTTTCGcttgtttgtttgtttatcTCTCTCATTTCTTTCACCATTGAGACTGTTCTTCATTACTTAACCAAG CTTttaaaaagaaggaaaagaaaatcccTCTACAGAGCTTTAGCAAAGATCAAAACAG aaatgatgaaaatgggGTTCATATCTTTTCTTCTTGCAATATCAGAAGCAcccatttcaaaaatttgtgTGACTGAAGCCATAGCGAACTCCCTTCTTCCATGCAAAGATCCTGAGGAGTTCATTGAACCGGCTCTTTCAACTGAAAATCAAATTCCAGGCTCATCAGAATCAAGTACAACTCTTTCTGTTGAGTATGATGAACAAGAATCCTACTGCGAGGCAAAG GGAATGGTGTCACTGATCTCAAGGGAAGGAGTCATGCAGCTAAACATCTTCATCTCAGTTTTGGCAGTGTTTCACATTCTTTATTGCGTGTTAACAATGTCTCTCGGGCTAGTCAAG ATGAAGAGATGGAAAACATGGGAGGAAGAGACTAGAACCCTGGAATATCAGATTGCTAATG ATCCAATGAGGTTCCGGCTCACCCGTCAAACATCTTTTGGGCAACGACATTTGAAACTATGGAGCAATCACTTTCTCTTGCTTTGGCCA GTTTGTTTCATTCGACAGTTCAGTGGCTCAGCCTCAAAAGCTGATTATTTCACTCTTCGAAATGCGTTTATCCTG GCCAATGTTGCTGAAGGGAGTAATTTCAACTTCCAGAAGTTCCTTGGAAGAGCTTtcgataatgattttgaacaGGTGGTTGGAATCAG GTTTTGGATCTGGATCTTCTGCattcttttcatatttttcaatgcACACA GATTTTATAACCATTATTGGCTACCATTTCTTCCTCTAGTG ATTATTCTTATTGTTGGTACAAAGCTGCAAGTCATAATAACCAAAATGTGTGTGGAGAGTCACAAGAATAGTTCTGTGGTTCGAGGGAGTTTCCATGTGAAGCCCGGTGATGAGTTATTTTGGTTTGGTCGACCTAAATGGCTCCTCCATCTCCTTCAGCTCGTCCTAATCCAG AACTCATTTCAGCTGGCATTCTTTGCCTGGACATTG TATGAGTATGGGCTTAGATCTTGCTTCAATCAAGGAACGGAGGACTTTGCCATAAGGATTGTGATGGGTGTATTTATGCAGTTACTTTGCGGTTATCTTACCCTGCCTCTTTATGCACTCGTCACCCAG ATGGGTTCTAGCATGAACAGCGCAATATTCACAGAAAGTGTAGTCAGAGGCCTGAAGCATTGGCACCATAAAGCAAAAGTCAGTCTTTCCAGGGACGAATCTACTTCAACCAAAAACTCACCAAACTCCTCACTTCCTGACACCATTAATGCATTAGTCATGGCTGCAAAGAATGAACATCCAATCTCAGCCATAAGCTATTCTTGCAATGAGATTACAGAAGATGATGTGCAGCCTTCCACGACAAGCACTCCAACTTCGGAAATCTCTAAAGAGAAAGCAACGCCCAAGACCATCACCGGAGGCAGCTATGATGGTGAAATCTCTTTTGGAAGCAGCTGGAGACAACCAGAACCAGGCAATGGCATTGGAGAAATTAGTCCAGCAATAGAAGAAGACACCTCCAGTTCAATGCTAACAAAATCTGATGAGCAACATATGAATATGTCATAA
- the LOC18608790 gene encoding fasciclin-like arabinogalactan protein 9, translating to MASATVSSIPLTLSALFLLFTSTALAQTAPAPAPPGPLNFTGILDKNGQYTYFLRLLAESQVGSQIQNQLNSTTEGFTVLAPTDNAFNNLKAGTINSLDEQKKVQLVLFHVLPKYYSLNDLQFVSNPVRTQATGQDGGVYGLNFTGQNNQVNVSTGVVETQINNALTQQKPLAIYQVDKVLLPAEFFEAKSPAEAPSPATKKSSSGSNSNSTASTADEPDSADNSGSSGRNMGLGLVVGLALACMGALS from the coding sequence ATGGCTTCAGCTACTGTTTCTTCCATTCCCCTCACTCTGTCTGCTCTCTTCCTACTTTTCACTTCTACAGCCTTAGCACAGACAGCTCCCGCCCCTGCCCCCCCTGGCCCCTTAAACTTCACTGGAATCCTTGATAAAAATGGCCAATACACCTACTTCCTTCGCCTTTTAGCAGAGTCTCAAGTCGGCAGCCAAATACAAAATCAGCTCAACAGCACCACCGAAGGCTTTACCGTTCTTGCTCCCACAGATAATGCCTTTAACAACCTCAAAGCTGGTACAATCAACAGTCTCGACGAGCAAAAAAAAGTACAACTAGTTTTGTTCCACGTTCTGCCAAAATACTACTCTTTGAACGACCTTCAATTTGTTAGCAACCCAGTTAGAACCCAAGCTACTGGTCAAGATGGTGGGGTTTACGGGCTCAACTTCACTGGCCAGAACAACCAGGTTAATGTGTCAACCGGGGTAGTTGAGACGCAGATTAACAATGCACTAACTCAGCAGAAACCTCTGGCAATTTATCAAGTGGACAAGGTGCTGTTGCCCGCAGAGTTTTTTGAAGCTAAATCGCCAGCTGAAGCTCCTTCACCGGCAACAAAGAAATCATCATCAGGGTCCAACTCTAACTCAACCGCATCAACCGCTGATGAGCCAGACTCTGCTGATAATTCAGGTTCAAGTGGGAGGAATATGGGGCTGGGCTTGGTTGTGGGGCTTGCGTTGGCTTGCATGGGGGCTCTCTCTTGA
- the LOC18608789 gene encoding MLO-like protein 12 isoform X1, with product MDRGNSLEHTPTWAVSLVCLFISLISFTIETVLHYLTKLLKRRKRKSLYRALAKIKTEMMKMGFISFLLAISEAPISKICVTEAIANSLLPCKDPEEFIEPALSTENQIPGSSESSTTLSVEYDEQESYCEAKGMVSLISREGVMQLNIFISVLAVFHILYCVLTMSLGLVKVPNMKRWKTWEEETRTLEYQIANDPMRFRLTRQTSFGQRHLKLWSNHFLLLWPVCFIRQFSGSASKADYFTLRNAFILANVAEGSNFNFQKFLGRAFDNDFEQVVGIRFWIWIFCILFIFFNAHRFYNHYWLPFLPLVIILIVGTKLQVIITKMCVESHKNSSVVRGSFHVKPGDELFWFGRPKWLLHLLQLVLIQNSFQLAFFAWTLYEYGLRSCFNQGTEDFAIRIVMGVFMQLLCGYLTLPLYALVTQMGSSMNSAIFTESVVRGLKHWHHKAKVSLSRDESTSTKNSPNSSLPDTINALVMAAKNEHPISAISYSCNEITEDDVQPSTTSTPTSEISKEKATPKTITGGSYDGEISFGSSWRQPEPGNGIGEISPAIEEDTSSSMLTKSDEQHMNMS from the exons ATGGACAGAGGAAATTCACTTGAACATACACCAACCTGGGCTGTTTCGcttgtttgtttgtttatcTCTCTCATTTCTTTCACCATTGAGACTGTTCTTCATTACTTAACCAAG CTTttaaaaagaaggaaaagaaaatcccTCTACAGAGCTTTAGCAAAGATCAAAACAG aaatgatgaaaatgggGTTCATATCTTTTCTTCTTGCAATATCAGAAGCAcccatttcaaaaatttgtgTGACTGAAGCCATAGCGAACTCCCTTCTTCCATGCAAAGATCCTGAGGAGTTCATTGAACCGGCTCTTTCAACTGAAAATCAAATTCCAGGCTCATCAGAATCAAGTACAACTCTTTCTGTTGAGTATGATGAACAAGAATCCTACTGCGAGGCAAAG GGAATGGTGTCACTGATCTCAAGGGAAGGAGTCATGCAGCTAAACATCTTCATCTCAGTTTTGGCAGTGTTTCACATTCTTTATTGCGTGTTAACAATGTCTCTCGGGCTAGTCAAGGTTCCAAAC ATGAAGAGATGGAAAACATGGGAGGAAGAGACTAGAACCCTGGAATATCAGATTGCTAATG ATCCAATGAGGTTCCGGCTCACCCGTCAAACATCTTTTGGGCAACGACATTTGAAACTATGGAGCAATCACTTTCTCTTGCTTTGGCCA GTTTGTTTCATTCGACAGTTCAGTGGCTCAGCCTCAAAAGCTGATTATTTCACTCTTCGAAATGCGTTTATCCTG GCCAATGTTGCTGAAGGGAGTAATTTCAACTTCCAGAAGTTCCTTGGAAGAGCTTtcgataatgattttgaacaGGTGGTTGGAATCAG GTTTTGGATCTGGATCTTCTGCattcttttcatatttttcaatgcACACA GATTTTATAACCATTATTGGCTACCATTTCTTCCTCTAGTG ATTATTCTTATTGTTGGTACAAAGCTGCAAGTCATAATAACCAAAATGTGTGTGGAGAGTCACAAGAATAGTTCTGTGGTTCGAGGGAGTTTCCATGTGAAGCCCGGTGATGAGTTATTTTGGTTTGGTCGACCTAAATGGCTCCTCCATCTCCTTCAGCTCGTCCTAATCCAG AACTCATTTCAGCTGGCATTCTTTGCCTGGACATTG TATGAGTATGGGCTTAGATCTTGCTTCAATCAAGGAACGGAGGACTTTGCCATAAGGATTGTGATGGGTGTATTTATGCAGTTACTTTGCGGTTATCTTACCCTGCCTCTTTATGCACTCGTCACCCAG ATGGGTTCTAGCATGAACAGCGCAATATTCACAGAAAGTGTAGTCAGAGGCCTGAAGCATTGGCACCATAAAGCAAAAGTCAGTCTTTCCAGGGACGAATCTACTTCAACCAAAAACTCACCAAACTCCTCACTTCCTGACACCATTAATGCATTAGTCATGGCTGCAAAGAATGAACATCCAATCTCAGCCATAAGCTATTCTTGCAATGAGATTACAGAAGATGATGTGCAGCCTTCCACGACAAGCACTCCAACTTCGGAAATCTCTAAAGAGAAAGCAACGCCCAAGACCATCACCGGAGGCAGCTATGATGGTGAAATCTCTTTTGGAAGCAGCTGGAGACAACCAGAACCAGGCAATGGCATTGGAGAAATTAGTCCAGCAATAGAAGAAGACACCTCCAGTTCAATGCTAACAAAATCTGATGAGCAACATATGAATATGTCATAA